The Antennarius striatus isolate MH-2024 chromosome 23, ASM4005453v1, whole genome shotgun sequence genome has a segment encoding these proteins:
- the LOC137590980 gene encoding carbohydrate sulfotransferase 12-like: MIVLRQGEPFGDPTALKLVHTNPMIKYLTGSPREELKAKLKHYTKFLFVRSPFIRLISAYRDKFEHYKKAFYDGYGRRMLRLYGNQSNPPTTSEEVLSSGVRPSFNHFVQYLLDPRTPRPLNEHWKQMHRLCHPCLVEYDFIGHQETLQDDAKHLLKILKIDNKIEFPPAYKNVTTKDYLLNYFKSVSIEDRQKLYQMYEMDFKLFGYPKPDGLLGS; the protein is encoded by the exons ATGATTGTCTTGAGACAGGGTGAGCCATTTGGAGACCCTACGGCCTTGAAATTGGTCCACACGAACCCCATGATCAAATACCTAACTGGAAGCCCTAGAGAAGAGTTAAAG GCAAAGCTGAAGCACTACACTAAGTTTCTGTTTGTCCGAAGTCCATTCATCCGTCTCATCTCTGCCTACAGAGACAAGTTCGAACACTACAAAAAAGCATTCTATGATGGCTATGGTCGACGTATGCTGCGCCTGTATGGTAACCAGTCTAATCCACCAACTACGAGCGAAGAGGTGCTCTCATCTGGTGTGCGCCCCTCATTCAACCACTTTGTTCAATACCTGCTGGACCCAAGGACACCAAGGCCTTTGAATGAGCACTGGAAGCAGATGCATCGCTTATGCCATCCCTGCCTTGTAGA GTATGATTTTATTGGCCATCAAGAGACTCTTCAAGATGATGCTAAACATCTGCTGAAGATATTGAAGATAGACAACAAAATTGAGTTCCCTCCTGCCTATAAAAATGTGACCACAAAGGATTATTTGTTGAACTATTTCAAATCAGTGTCCATAGAGGACAGGCAAAAGCTTTACCAGATGTATGAGATGGACTTCAAGCTTTTTGGATACCCAAAACCCGATGGATTGCTGGGCAGCTGA